The Candidatus Koribacter versatilis Ellin345 genome has a segment encoding these proteins:
- a CDS encoding MBL fold metallo-hydrolase: MLKITIRKKAKQFGKLVRHSVVTPRTGVAHQPIHAKAHELGITFIGHSSFLIQLGGKNILIDPNYAPWIFVLKRLRRAGVRISDLPPIDLILVSHAHFDHLHRPSLRAIARSNYRRFGKRPTIVVPHHVEDLVSDLGMERVVELEWWQSVKFGSVEITHTPSRHWGARIIRDMHRGYGGFVLKSGQHALYHSGDTAYFDGFHEIGTRLHPKIALLPIGAYHPESFRNVHASPEDAVQAFIDLKAHCMIPMHYGTFRLSHEPMEEPLDRLLSDAESRGILNKMLVLEEGKTKIFAKE; encoded by the coding sequence ATGTTGAAGATTACTATCCGCAAGAAAGCCAAACAGTTTGGCAAACTCGTGCGGCACTCCGTTGTCACCCCACGGACCGGCGTCGCCCACCAGCCGATTCATGCCAAGGCGCACGAACTCGGCATCACTTTCATTGGCCATTCCAGTTTCCTGATCCAGCTCGGCGGGAAAAACATACTGATCGACCCGAACTACGCACCCTGGATCTTCGTCCTGAAACGTTTACGCCGCGCCGGTGTTCGCATCTCGGACTTGCCGCCGATCGACCTGATCCTCGTTTCGCACGCGCACTTCGACCATCTACACCGTCCGTCTTTGCGGGCCATTGCCCGTTCGAACTACCGCCGGTTCGGAAAGCGTCCGACGATTGTCGTGCCGCACCATGTTGAAGACCTGGTCTCCGATCTCGGCATGGAGCGCGTCGTCGAACTCGAGTGGTGGCAGTCGGTGAAGTTTGGCAGCGTCGAGATCACGCATACGCCGTCCCGACATTGGGGCGCGCGCATCATTCGCGATATGCATCGCGGTTACGGCGGTTTCGTGCTCAAGTCCGGCCAGCACGCGCTCTATCACTCAGGAGACACCGCTTACTTCGACGGCTTCCATGAGATCGGCACGCGACTGCATCCGAAGATCGCCCTGCTGCCAATTGGTGCCTACCATCCTGAGTCCTTCCGCAACGTCCATGCCAGCCCGGAAGACGCAGTGCAGGCTTTTATCGATCTCAAGGCCCACTGCATGATCCCCATGCACTATGGCACCTTTCGGCTTTCCCACGAGCCCATGGAAGAACCGCTCGACCGCCTTCTCTCCGACGCAGAATCGCGCGGCATCCTGAATAAAATGCTGGTGCTGGAAGAAGGCAAAACGAAGATTTTCGCGAAAGAATAA